The Bacteroidota bacterium genome includes a region encoding these proteins:
- a CDS encoding T9SS type A sorting domain-containing protein, with protein MNHKTLFIFLQFLLFCIIRVEGQPNIVWQKCLGGTDNDFFRDAIQTSDNGFITCLYTSSNDGDLAGLTSTMGWVIKFDLEFNIQWEKHYSTPDFGNAPLKVRELNNGQFVFGGNGGIGCKNFHGSTDLFLMKTNSLGDTLWNACFGSFGFEDFQNFLPTLDGGYLITGVSSSTGGDIPFHYGASSNYDAVILKTDSIGNLLWLKNLGGSADDSPLGNILEIERGYYVVHIGSFSDNYDLAGSGISGDKRWIIKLDSIGNIVHENIISGTSDFNSFTGEIIYNQDKILAVGASNSGTNIFPDVSGIGGLYDGGLAVFDDELNFVDLQVFGGTASDMIKRIEVDDLNNYYLLGYSYSDDFDLPDNYDNRAESDYWIMKTDENFNKIWSRNFGGIGDCGELGCSGFEGNLILKGNMLYAFLKNTVPDVLPSYDIQCGHISTFDEYDGDAWIVAFDLSTGIQNYFDKNAISIYPNPIFEEFTIEINIPGQYAISIFDMMGSKVFTSVTSDLETTLNLSHLASGSYILMMTSNMNNYNLHFIKQ; from the coding sequence ATGAATCACAAAACTTTATTTATTTTTCTTCAATTCTTGCTTTTTTGCATTATCCGCGTTGAAGGCCAGCCAAATATAGTATGGCAAAAATGCTTAGGTGGGACGGATAATGACTTTTTCAGAGACGCAATTCAGACGTCGGATAATGGATTTATAACTTGTTTATATACTTCATCCAATGATGGGGATTTAGCTGGACTCACTTCCACAATGGGTTGGGTCATAAAATTTGATCTGGAATTTAATATCCAATGGGAAAAACATTATAGCACTCCGGATTTTGGTAATGCCCCTTTGAAGGTGAGAGAATTAAATAACGGTCAATTTGTTTTTGGTGGTAACGGTGGTATTGGTTGTAAGAATTTTCATGGAAGTACAGATCTGTTTTTGATGAAAACAAATAGCCTTGGAGATACGCTTTGGAACGCATGTTTTGGCAGCTTCGGATTTGAAGATTTTCAGAATTTTTTGCCTACCCTGGATGGTGGGTATCTAATAACAGGCGTAAGTAGTTCGACTGGTGGAGATATTCCCTTTCACTATGGTGCAAGTTCAAACTATGACGCTGTAATTTTAAAAACAGATAGTATTGGTAATTTACTTTGGTTAAAGAATTTGGGTGGTAGTGCTGATGATAGCCCTTTAGGAAATATTCTTGAGATTGAAAGAGGCTATTATGTTGTTCATATCGGATCATTTTCTGATAATTATGACCTTGCAGGAAGTGGAATAAGCGGAGATAAACGCTGGATAATTAAATTAGATAGCATTGGAAATATAGTTCATGAAAATATCATTTCAGGCACAAGTGATTTTAATTCATTTACGGGGGAAATTATTTATAATCAAGACAAGATTCTTGCTGTGGGAGCTTCAAATTCCGGAACTAATATTTTTCCTGATGTTAGTGGTATAGGTGGTCTTTATGACGGTGGATTAGCAGTTTTTGACGATGAATTGAATTTTGTTGATTTACAGGTATTTGGAGGCACTGCATCTGATATGATAAAGAGAATTGAGGTGGACGATTTAAATAATTATTATTTATTAGGCTATAGTTATTCCGATGATTTTGATTTACCTGACAATTATGACAATAGGGCTGAGTCTGACTACTGGATAATGAAAACAGATGAAAATTTCAATAAGATTTGGAGTAGAAATTTTGGCGGAATTGGTGATTGTGGTGAGTTAGGATGCTCCGGGTTTGAAGGTAATTTGATATTAAAAGGAAACATGCTTTATGCGTTTCTCAAAAATACCGTTCCCGATGTTTTGCCAAGCTATGATATCCAATGTGGTCATATAAGTACATTTGATGAATATGATGGTGATGCCTGGATAGTTGCATTTGATCTGAGTACTGGAATTCAAAATTATTTTGATAAAAACGCTATTTCCATATATCCAAATCCAATCTTTGAAGAATTTACAATAGAAATTAATATACCCGGACAATATGCAATTTCGATATTTGATATGATGGGCTCAAAGGTTTTTACTAGTGTCACCTCAGATTTAGAAACTACTTTAAATTTATCGCACCTTGCTTCAGGATCATATATTTTAATGATGACTTCAAATATGAATAATTACAACTTACATTTTATTAAACAATAA
- a CDS encoding Na/Pi cotransporter family protein, producing MGLNIWLVLGGIGIFLFGIQLLENSLKNLMSRSFKLFLKKQTSNPFKAIFGGAVVTAILQSSSAVNFMVLAFVSTGVITMRNAFAVIMGTNLGTTLTGWIVASLGFKMDIESIAYPIAGVAGLLLFSFSSRQKLANICHFLMGFSFLFIGLGLLKESMEGDDIQHLFENFTDSSLFVFLLLGFVATTITQASSATVAITLSILNQQLIGFESAIAIVIGSEVGTSIKLILGALDGVAVKKRVAVGNLIYNIVTTILAFAFLKPLALFITENLSVKDPLMGLVTFQTGMNLLSIVIFLPFINIFSKFLERLYKDNDSHVCGYLTHADPTIPHAALELMKKETAFFIHQCKLFNLRVFDLKEEIIESDPEFKLLNSANKINEKSNMIQYEHIKEQYGEIQSYYIKLIGQKLNEEQINETDNLIACVRSAMYSSKCIKDLFDDLAELRNSANEMKFNFVNERSAELEVFYKELNLDASILEDNEKLFETILRLLNEAQNRYSKNLKVLYSHEFTHTLSDVELATLMNFSREIFTSNKSMIMTLKYYLSDYSYLERFNEVSTYHA from the coding sequence ATGGGTCTAAACATCTGGCTAGTTCTCGGTGGTATCGGAATTTTCCTCTTTGGAATACAATTGTTGGAAAATTCTCTCAAAAATTTGATGAGCCGCTCTTTCAAACTCTTTTTGAAGAAGCAGACCAGTAATCCTTTTAAGGCGATTTTTGGCGGTGCTGTGGTGACAGCTATTTTGCAAAGTAGTTCAGCGGTGAATTTTATGGTGCTTGCTTTTGTAAGCACAGGAGTTATCACAATGCGCAATGCATTTGCTGTGATAATGGGCACCAATTTGGGAACAACACTTACCGGTTGGATAGTTGCTTCTCTGGGTTTTAAAATGGATATAGAATCTATTGCGTATCCAATTGCCGGTGTGGCAGGGTTATTACTTTTTAGTTTCAGCAGTCGGCAAAAGTTGGCTAATATTTGCCATTTTTTAATGGGATTCAGTTTTCTGTTTATTGGACTGGGACTTTTAAAAGAATCGATGGAGGGGGATGATATTCAACATCTTTTCGAAAATTTTACCGACAGCAGTTTGTTTGTTTTTTTATTGTTGGGATTTGTTGCGACAACAATTACACAGGCGAGTTCAGCAACTGTTGCAATTACACTGAGTATTTTAAACCAACAATTAATTGGATTCGAATCGGCAATTGCTATTGTGATCGGATCGGAAGTAGGTACTTCCATAAAATTAATTTTGGGTGCCTTAGATGGAGTTGCGGTGAAAAAACGTGTTGCTGTCGGCAACCTTATTTATAATATTGTAACCACCATACTCGCATTTGCTTTTTTGAAACCACTTGCTTTATTTATTACGGAAAATTTATCGGTTAAAGATCCATTAATGGGACTCGTTACTTTTCAGACGGGTATGAACTTACTTAGTATAGTAATTTTTCTCCCTTTTATTAATATTTTCAGCAAGTTTTTGGAAAGATTATATAAGGATAATGATTCACATGTTTGCGGATATCTCACGCATGCAGACCCGACTATCCCGCATGCTGCATTGGAATTAATGAAAAAGGAAACTGCCTTTTTTATTCATCAGTGTAAATTATTTAATCTCAGAGTATTTGATTTAAAGGAAGAAATAATTGAATCAGACCCTGAATTTAAATTGTTGAACAGCGCAAATAAAATAAATGAAAAATCAAATATGATTCAATATGAACATATTAAAGAACAATATGGTGAAATTCAATCTTATTATATTAAATTGATCGGGCAAAAATTAAATGAAGAACAGATAAACGAAACTGATAATTTAATAGCCTGTGTTCGCAGTGCCATGTATTCGTCCAAATGTATCAAAGATCTTTTTGATGACCTTGCAGAACTGCGCAATTCCGCGAATGAAATGAAATTTAATTTTGTAAATGAACGAAGTGCTGAGTTGGAAGTATTTTATAAAGAATTGAATTTGGATGCCTCCATATTAGAAGATAATGAAAAACTATTTGAAACCATTTTAAGACTGTTAAACGAAGCTCAGAACAGATATTCCAAAAATTTGAAGGTATTGTATTCGCACGAGTTTACGCATACCTTATCGGATGTGGAACTCGCCACCCTCATGAATTTCAGCAGAGAAATTTTCACCTCCAACAAATCCATGATCATGACCTTAAAATATTATTTGTCTGATTATTCTTATCTGGAAAGATTTAATGAGGTTTCTACGTATCATGCGTAA
- a CDS encoding Ig-like domain-containing protein translates to MKRLINYFLLFTLIGSVTFTSCKKDDDTPNPDMLIESIMSGTTDLYGATAATGVSVTENIVVEFSTTVDAATLSAITLTQGNNDIAISVSASGSTVTIDPVDVLFRGTNFDLEIAGVKSDLGEAASTVTTSFTTEGIGLDTPPQSDFQVMYLPLDGTVSDITGNASSSYEKNTWTADRWGNVNSAAMFSGGAAGAGDIIELSGSTFVNASTTFSVWFKVNSADYAAGSKIMFGLATERGYFMEVGGDLAWTKLATSHMISPDPNTHYFGTAWTDPNGDGSIGGQVLYDYTGSIKDLIGDNTWAHLVMTHDAATATKTIYFNGVKAMQVDLDAETTEWYLKDLAIADKADGTGDAIAGIDPKLTLGFMCSRINTATGWSDYNTATNTFVGALDDFRIFDKALTESEVGVLYDSENAD, encoded by the coding sequence ATGAAACGTTTAATCAATTATTTTTTACTGTTCACACTGATTGGAAGTGTAACTTTCACATCATGTAAAAAGGATGACGATACTCCGAATCCGGATATGTTAATTGAATCAATAATGTCAGGTACTACTGATCTTTATGGAGCAACGGCTGCTACAGGAGTTTCCGTAACTGAAAATATTGTTGTAGAATTCAGCACTACAGTTGATGCTGCAACTTTATCAGCTATTACACTTACCCAAGGAAATAATGATATTGCTATTTCAGTTTCTGCCTCAGGAAGCACAGTAACTATCGATCCTGTTGATGTTCTTTTCAGAGGAACAAATTTCGATCTTGAAATTGCAGGTGTTAAATCCGACCTAGGTGAAGCGGCTTCAACTGTTACAACTTCCTTTACAACAGAAGGAATTGGTCTTGACACTCCTCCTCAATCTGATTTCCAGGTAATGTATTTACCATTGGATGGTACAGTTTCCGATATTACAGGAAATGCATCTTCCTCTTATGAAAAAAATACTTGGACTGCCGATCGTTGGGGTAATGTAAACAGTGCTGCAATGTTCTCCGGTGGAGCTGCAGGTGCTGGTGATATTATCGAATTAAGCGGTTCTACTTTCGTAAATGCAAGCACAACTTTTAGTGTTTGGTTTAAAGTAAACAGCGCTGATTATGCTGCAGGTAGCAAAATTATGTTCGGTCTTGCAACAGAAAGAGGTTATTTTATGGAAGTTGGTGGCGACCTTGCATGGACAAAACTTGCAACAAGTCATATGATAAGTCCTGACCCGAATACACATTATTTCGGAACAGCATGGACTGATCCAAATGGTGATGGTTCAATAGGTGGACAAGTATTATACGATTACACAGGTTCTATCAAAGATCTTATTGGTGATAACACATGGGCACATTTAGTTATGACTCACGATGCTGCAACTGCAACAAAAACTATTTATTTCAATGGTGTTAAAGCAATGCAGGTTGATCTTGATGCAGAAACTACAGAATGGTATTTAAAAGATCTTGCTATTGCTGATAAAGCAGATGGTACAGGTGATGCAATTGCAGGTATAGATCCTAAATTAACACTTGGATTTATGTGCAGCCGTATCAATACAGCAACTGGTTGGTCAGATTATAATACAGCTACAAATACATTTGTTGGTGCATTGGATGATTTCAGAATCTTTGATAAAGCATTAACAGAATCAGAAGTTGGCGTTTTATATGATTCAGAAAATGCTGATTAA
- a CDS encoding TonB-dependent receptor: MNKNILISLITLTIGFTAAAQTVTGVVSDKADAVTLIGATVYAKGTSNATITDIDGNYSLTLQPGQDTLEVSYVGYTTLIVPVSGRSVINIELSQDVELLEEVVVIGYGIQKKSDMTGSVSTLRGEDLTKIPSFSAEQALQGKIAGLQVASVSGAPGAIPILRIRGVGTLNNSAPIFVVDGVILDDISFLNSSDIQSMEVLKDASSTAIYGSRGANGVIIVTTKNGSSTIKYDENKPAPAIINVSSEFSIQHLQNQIDMLSGREFAEVVNEINPGTFNNLDKVADTDWQNEIFKAYAPIQSYHASIGGSTGKYDYYFGVGYFLQSGIIDNSSYERLTLKSNNKYSISKNISIGTNLTIAPDQKQNEAGVVPIAYRAWPTSVPLNADGTYAEVFGAGNPLAAIEYNNSYTSRIRAVGNLFTDITFLKSFVYRSSFGFDETIKKDKSFTPEFYISPSQSNALNDLNVALEQTGNWLWENTINYSKTINKHSFNALAGITAQKNKLEVLSAGIQNLIGEDSALWYISAGEAEFLTASNRGEITAMASYLGRVNYTYNNTYLFTASIRRDGSSKFGINNRWGNFPSFALGWNLANEAFMADVKKISRVKLRASWGIIGNEKIPWSRQYSLVDNNINAVFGIGEDITQGATYGVSGNPDLQWENTTQTDVGLELGFFDNKLTSEFDYYRKITDGILVDLLTPGHLGNGPYTTVTYNAAEVLNNGFEWNVGWNERRGDLYYKITVLGSTLHNEVLSLGDTNALGGFIPSGALGNGQLVTRTVIGQPVGAFYGYEVAGVFQTEDEVNTSPHIAGQTEGDLKFTDQNNDGIIDDKDRVYIGSYIPDLIYGFSLEVAYKAFDIALDFNGQMGSEIYNGKKAVRPDLYNFETNLIDRWTGEGTSDTEPRATAGGTNYEASDYFIESGDFFRLRSATVSYNFNKSFLTRLHLTNASVYLRGTNLFTLSEYSGYSPEIASSNALASGIDLGVYPITSVYSFGINFNF, encoded by the coding sequence ATGAATAAAAATATACTCATCAGTTTAATAACCCTCACTATCGGTTTTACTGCTGCGGCGCAAACAGTTACGGGAGTGGTTTCCGATAAAGCCGATGCTGTAACCCTTATCGGTGCAACAGTTTACGCCAAGGGCACCTCAAATGCAACTATAACGGATATTGACGGTAATTATAGTTTGACCCTGCAACCAGGACAAGATACACTGGAAGTTTCCTATGTAGGATATACCACTTTAATTGTTCCGGTTTCCGGTCGTTCAGTCATTAACATTGAATTGTCGCAGGACGTGGAATTATTGGAAGAGGTGGTGGTTATTGGCTACGGAATCCAGAAAAAAAGTGATATGACCGGTTCGGTTTCCACCTTAAGAGGGGAGGACCTTACAAAAATTCCATCCTTTTCAGCAGAACAGGCATTGCAGGGAAAAATTGCTGGTCTGCAGGTGGCAAGTGTTTCAGGAGCTCCGGGTGCAATTCCGATATTGAGGATCAGAGGGGTAGGAACATTAAATAATTCAGCGCCCATTTTTGTTGTGGATGGAGTTATTCTGGATGATATTTCTTTTTTAAATAGCAGCGACATTCAATCGATGGAAGTTTTAAAAGATGCATCTTCCACAGCAATTTATGGATCACGAGGTGCAAACGGAGTAATTATTGTAACTACAAAAAATGGTTCGTCTACAATAAAATATGATGAGAATAAACCTGCTCCGGCAATAATAAATGTTTCTTCCGAATTCAGTATACAACATTTACAAAACCAAATTGATATGTTATCGGGACGTGAATTTGCAGAAGTTGTAAATGAAATTAATCCCGGAACATTTAATAATTTAGACAAGGTTGCAGATACCGATTGGCAGAATGAAATATTTAAGGCGTATGCTCCAATTCAAAGTTATCACGCTTCCATTGGCGGTTCAACAGGAAAATATGATTATTATTTTGGTGTTGGATATTTTTTGCAGTCGGGAATTATAGACAATTCTTCTTATGAAAGATTAACACTCAAATCAAATAATAAATATTCCATATCAAAAAATATTTCCATCGGAACAAATTTAACCATTGCTCCCGATCAAAAACAAAATGAAGCCGGCGTGGTACCAATTGCCTACAGAGCATGGCCCACCTCAGTTCCATTGAATGCCGATGGAACCTATGCAGAAGTTTTTGGAGCAGGAAATCCGCTTGCAGCAATAGAATATAATAATTCTTATACCAGTCGCATTCGTGCGGTGGGAAATTTATTTACAGATATAACCTTTCTTAAAAGTTTTGTATACAGAAGTAGTTTTGGATTTGATGAAACTATAAAAAAAGATAAAAGTTTTACTCCGGAATTTTATATCAGTCCCAGCCAGAGCAATGCATTAAATGATTTGAATGTTGCGTTGGAACAAACTGGAAACTGGTTGTGGGAAAATACAATTAATTATTCTAAAACTATTAATAAACATTCATTTAATGCACTGGCCGGTATTACTGCACAAAAAAATAAACTGGAAGTATTAAGCGCAGGAATTCAAAATTTAATTGGTGAAGATTCTGCATTGTGGTATATAAGTGCCGGTGAGGCGGAATTTTTAACAGCTTCCAATCGCGGAGAAATTACTGCAATGGCCTCCTATTTGGGGAGAGTAAATTATACATATAATAATACGTATCTTTTTACAGCATCTATACGTAGAGATGGCTCCTCTAAATTCGGAATTAATAATCGCTGGGGAAATTTCCCATCCTTTGCACTTGGTTGGAATTTGGCAAATGAAGCATTTATGGCGGATGTTAAAAAGATCAGCAGAGTTAAATTAAGAGCGAGTTGGGGAATAATTGGAAATGAAAAGATCCCCTGGTCGCGACAATACAGTTTGGTGGATAATAATATTAATGCGGTTTTTGGAATCGGAGAAGATATTACCCAAGGCGCAACCTATGGTGTTTCCGGAAATCCTGATCTGCAATGGGAAAATACAACACAAACTGATGTGGGTTTAGAACTTGGATTTTTTGATAATAAACTCACATCCGAATTTGATTATTACAGAAAAATAACCGACGGGATTTTGGTGGATCTTTTAACTCCCGGACATTTAGGAAACGGGCCATACACCACCGTAACCTACAATGCCGCTGAAGTTTTAAACAACGGATTTGAATGGAACGTGGGCTGGAACGAACGCAGGGGAGATCTGTATTATAAAATAACTGTGCTTGGATCTACTTTACATAATGAGGTATTGAGTTTGGGAGATACAAATGCATTGGGAGGGTTTATTCCTTCCGGCGCCCTCGGCAACGGACAATTAGTTACCAGAACGGTGATTGGTCAGCCCGTTGGTGCATTTTATGGATACGAAGTCGCGGGGGTTTTTCAAACAGAAGATGAAGTAAATACCTCTCCACATATTGCCGGTCAAACAGAAGGTGATCTGAAATTTACGGATCAAAATAACGACGGGATTATTGATGATAAAGACCGTGTTTATATAGGATCTTATATTCCTGATCTTATTTATGGATTTAGTTTGGAAGTGGCATATAAGGCTTTTGATATCGCACTTGATTTTAATGGTCAGATGGGTAGTGAAATTTATAATGGAAAAAAAGCAGTGCGTCCCGATCTGTATAATTTTGAAACAAACTTAATTGATCGATGGACCGGTGAAGGAACCAGTGATACCGAACCTCGTGCAACAGCAGGGGGGACAAATTATGAAGCTTCTGATTATTTTATTGAAAGCGGCGATTTTTTCCGATTGAGAAGTGCAACTGTTAGTTATAATTTTAATAAATCTTTTTTAACAAGATTGCATCTCACAAACGCAAGTGTTTATTTGCGCGGAACAAATTTATTTACCCTTTCGGAATATTCAGGTTATTCACCTGAAATTGCAAGTTCCAATGCACTTGCTTCGGGAATAGATCTTGGAGTTTATCCTATCACCTCTGTTTATTCTTTTGGAATCAATTTTAATTTTTAA
- a CDS encoding Ig-like domain-containing protein: MYFVILFTLLVNGFTACKKEIISDPNTDYFQLNYIHFGTYVVNLNSGASNINAPIDQPIVLSFSIPLNITSINAISLTGPDGAVDLNESFLDENKTISFSHLPLENNASYTLDITQNLTGVGGEIFKGFSVTLQTQAGTLMITSLIIDGKDLLSESRTTNVNREPETIITFNHPVDPATVNSAAAAIARPGFNEPLEFDLSDDKTILTINTSSTLVHFQKYTFTLSNNLHAENDIYIFNGFSDNFYTEIDSTPKFPIVSDDELLTIVQQQTFKYFWDFGHPVSGLSAERNTTPNVVTIGGSGFGVMSIIVAMDRNFISRSEGVTRLNTIVDFLTTADRFHGVWPHWMNGNTGEVIPFSPNDNGADLVETSYLIQGLLCVRQYLNGADPFENALKGKINTLWETVEWDWFTKGGEDVLYWHWSPDLGWEMNMQIKGFNECLITYFLAAASTTHTIDASVYHNGWADSDYFINGNNYYGYTLPLGFPYGGPLFFAHYSFLGINPTTLSDTYANYWMQNQNHTLINRAYCIDNPQDFVGYSEDCWGLTASDNQNGYSAHSPTNDLGVITPTAAIASIPYTPEYSLDAIRFFYYTIGDKIWGEYGFTDAFNATEGWFATSYLAIDQGPMIVMIENHRTQLLWNLFMSCPEVIDAAEKLSFTY; the protein is encoded by the coding sequence ATGTATTTTGTCATTTTGTTTACACTTTTGGTAAATGGATTTACCGCCTGCAAAAAAGAAATAATTTCAGATCCCAATACTGATTATTTCCAACTCAACTATATTCACTTCGGAACCTATGTTGTTAATTTAAATAGCGGTGCATCAAATATCAATGCTCCGATCGACCAACCTATCGTTCTTTCCTTTAGTATTCCTTTAAATATTACCAGTATTAATGCAATTTCATTAACAGGTCCCGACGGTGCCGTTGATTTAAACGAATCATTCCTCGATGAAAATAAAACTATTTCATTCTCCCACCTTCCTCTGGAAAATAATGCATCATATACGCTTGATATAACACAAAATTTAACCGGTGTAGGTGGAGAAATTTTTAAAGGATTTTCTGTTACTCTACAAACTCAGGCAGGAACCTTAATGATAACATCTTTAATTATAGATGGTAAAGATCTTTTGAGTGAATCCCGTACAACTAATGTAAACCGGGAACCGGAAACTATTATTACATTTAATCATCCCGTTGATCCTGCAACAGTAAATTCTGCGGCTGCCGCCATCGCAAGACCCGGATTTAATGAGCCGCTTGAATTTGACCTTTCTGATGATAAAACAATACTTACTATTAATACTTCATCAACACTTGTTCATTTTCAGAAATACACATTTACCCTCTCAAATAATTTACATGCTGAGAACGACATTTATATATTTAATGGTTTCAGCGATAATTTTTATACAGAAATAGATTCCACACCTAAATTTCCGATCGTAAGTGATGATGAATTACTTACCATTGTTCAACAACAAACTTTTAAATACTTTTGGGATTTTGGACATCCTGTTAGTGGATTAAGTGCCGAAAGAAATACAACACCTAACGTTGTTACAATAGGTGGTTCCGGTTTTGGGGTAATGTCGATCATAGTTGCTATGGATAGAAATTTTATTTCGCGAAGCGAAGGCGTTACCCGTTTAAATACCATTGTTGATTTTCTAACTACTGCTGATAGATTTCATGGAGTTTGGCCACATTGGATGAATGGAAATACAGGAGAAGTTATTCCTTTTAGTCCGAACGATAACGGTGCCGATCTGGTGGAAACTTCTTATTTAATTCAGGGATTATTATGTGTGCGACAATATTTAAATGGTGCAGATCCTTTCGAAAATGCATTGAAAGGAAAAATAAATACACTTTGGGAAACGGTGGAATGGGATTGGTTCACCAAAGGTGGTGAGGATGTATTGTATTGGCATTGGTCGCCCGATCTCGGCTGGGAAATGAATATGCAGATAAAAGGATTTAATGAATGTTTAATTACTTATTTTCTTGCTGCAGCATCAACTACGCATACTATCGATGCCTCGGTTTATCACAACGGATGGGCTGATTCAGATTATTTTATTAATGGAAATAATTATTATGGTTATACATTGCCATTAGGATTTCCCTATGGTGGTCCCTTGTTTTTTGCACATTATTCTTTTCTCGGAATTAATCCTACCACCTTAAGTGATACTTATGCAAATTACTGGATGCAAAATCAAAATCACACGTTAATTAATCGCGCATATTGTATAGATAACCCGCAGGATTTTGTGGGATATAGTGAAGATTGTTGGGGACTTACTGCAAGTGATAATCAAAATGGTTATTCTGCGCATTCACCAACTAACGATCTCGGTGTAATTACACCAACTGCTGCTATAGCTTCCATCCCTTACACACCCGAATATTCACTGGATGCGATTCGATTTTTTTATTATACCATTGGTGATAAAATTTGGGGAGAGTATGGATTTACGGATGCTTTTAATGCAACGGAAGGTTGGTTTGCCACTTCCTATCTGGCAATTGATCAAGGTCCTATGATCGTGATGATAGAGAATCATCGCACACAATTATTATGGAATTTATTTATGTCGTGTCCCGAAGTAATTGACGCTGCTGAAAAATTAAGTTTTACTTATTAA
- a CDS encoding RagB/SusD family nutrient uptake outer membrane protein — protein sequence MKKMIYNSRRNFILICTTCAIFTFSACGGDFLNIAPQGSLTEALFPQTEADALLAVNAVYGSLHNWSYWYGGFPITDILSDDARKGSNPGDAARLELFDNYTFTSTSADIFPYYGAVYKSIKSANVVIEKVPPIEMDEELKSRYIAEAKFLRALFYFNLVRSFGDVPKVLTTTPEFNLARSPKTEIYNEIIIPDLLEAINGLPEKTEYNANDLGRATKGAAKLLLAKVYLYRADYANALIYTTEIINSGLYALEADFGMAFSVAGQYGMESIFEVGSRPFETTELGGNQYANTQGVRGNPNKGWGFNRPSIDLINSYEAGDERKDATIVFLGETIDGIFIVGDISTDDITYVDETMTDTLEIETYNQKIWTPGITPTEQWGYNIRLLRYAEVLLIAAEAANETGNTGDAMIYVNLIRERAGLLPSLAAGQDAIRTEISKQRRSEFAMEGERYFDLIRTGSASEVLGPLGFVSGKHELFPIPQSEIDLSGGTLTQNPGW from the coding sequence ATGAAAAAAATGATATATAATTCAAGACGCAATTTTATTTTGATCTGTACAACCTGTGCAATATTTACTTTTAGTGCATGTGGCGGCGATTTTTTAAATATTGCTCCTCAGGGATCGTTAACGGAAGCATTATTTCCGCAGACAGAAGCCGATGCACTTCTTGCAGTAAACGCAGTGTATGGTAGTCTGCATAACTGGAGTTATTGGTATGGCGGATTTCCTATTACGGACATTCTTTCCGACGATGCCCGAAAAGGCAGCAACCCCGGTGATGCAGCGCGTTTGGAGCTTTTTGATAATTATACTTTCACCTCCACTTCAGCGGATATTTTTCCTTATTACGGTGCAGTATATAAATCGATTAAAAGCGCAAATGTGGTTATCGAAAAAGTGCCACCGATAGAAATGGACGAAGAATTAAAAAGCAGATATATTGCAGAAGCAAAATTTCTTCGCGCATTATTTTATTTTAATTTGGTGCGCTCATTTGGTGATGTTCCAAAAGTTTTAACAACAACACCTGAATTTAATTTAGCTCGTTCTCCAAAAACAGAAATATATAATGAAATAATAATTCCAGATCTTTTGGAAGCCATTAACGGTCTTCCTGAAAAAACGGAATACAATGCAAACGATCTTGGCAGAGCAACTAAAGGTGCTGCAAAATTATTGTTGGCTAAAGTTTATTTGTATAGAGCAGATTATGCAAACGCATTAATTTATACAACAGAAATAATTAATTCAGGTTTATATGCTTTGGAAGCTGATTTCGGAATGGCGTTTTCTGTTGCGGGACAATATGGAATGGAATCTATTTTTGAAGTTGGATCTCGCCCTTTTGAGACCACTGAACTGGGTGGGAATCAATACGCAAATACGCAGGGAGTACGTGGAAATCCGAATAAAGGTTGGGGATTTAATCGCCCATCCATTGATCTGATAAATAGTTATGAAGCAGGTGATGAAAGAAAGGATGCTACAATTGTTTTTTTGGGTGAAACTATTGATGGTATTTTTATTGTCGGGGATATTTCTACAGATGATATTACGTATGTGGATGAAACGATGACAGACACTTTGGAAATTGAAACCTATAATCAAAAGATCTGGACACCGGGTATTACACCGACAGAACAATGGGGTTATAATATCCGTCTCCTCCGTTATGCAGAAGTTTTATTAATAGCAGCTGAAGCAGCAAATGAAACAGGAAATACAGGAGATGCCATGATATATGTCAATTTGATAAGGGAGCGTGCAGGTCTGTTACCGTCGCTTGCAGCAGGTCAGGACGCAATTCGAACAGAAATCTCTAAACAACGACGCAGTGAATTTGCTATGGAAGGGGAAAGGTATTTCGACCTGATTAGAACGGGTTCTGCATCAGAAGTGCTTGGTCCTCTGGGGTTTGTATCCGGTAAACACGAACTTTTCCCAATTCCTCAAAGCGAGATCGACCTTTCCGGAGGCACACTCACCCAAAACCCCGGATGGTAA